From the genome of Amyelois transitella isolate CPQ chromosome 22, ilAmyTran1.1, whole genome shotgun sequence:
aattgagattcaaagtgacaggttgctagcccgtcgcctaaaagaagaatcccaagtttgtaagcctatccgttattcgccttttacgacatccatgggaaacagatggagtggtccaattcttttttctattggtgctggaaaccacacggtaaaaaaacaaacaataaacatttctttcactatttaaatctcaattccatcgtatacagccatacagctgaacatggcctttcacagtattttttagactgttggctctgtctaccccgcaagggtgtGACGTGTctatgtgtgtatataaaaGATTAAGGCGTCGCAATTTGCCTGTTTGGTGCAGTTGTCGGTTTCCTCGATTTTGGACCAAAAGGTCCAGGGTTTTGTGATAGGCCAGAATCTTTTATAATGCTTTTGGCTGGACCGACTTCGAAGCGGTTTCCATAAAAGTGTTTGTTCCACTTCAAAGGCTTAAGAAACTTGacagactttaaaaaaaaaagaggatATCTATTGGATgcggttctctttttaaaagttattgtcTATGGTGAGGTCAGCAATGTCTATGGTCGAACTTTgacttactttttattgttagcGTCGTTGTGGTTGGGAGTGACGTGGTTGGAGTCCTGCGGGCTGTCGCTCCACTCCGAACTAGAACTCCGAATGTCGCCTTCCAtctgaaaacatacatacatacatatcccacgtctatatcccttgcggggtagacagaaccaacagttttgaaatgactgaaatgctatgtttgtaaaattaaattttttttattcattgttttatttatttacaaatttatgtaacatcgagaatgataaacacaagaaacaaaattacacaggttctgcttatttcaaaagaaatctcttccaacAGAGCCGAGATAGGAGAAATAATGGACATTTctatacattattataggatactatcatatcgcttaataattgtcaaatcttttggtttcagaacattggttgacgtcaagtaaattacttaatactaagtttactgtcgcttccaaagcgtccgTGCAGAAGTTgtacatatctatactaatattataaagcaaagagtttgtttctttgtttgtatgaacacgctaatctcaggatctattggttcgaattgaaaaattctttttgcgttgaatagaccatttatttagtcaggctatataacatcacgctgcaactacaaggagcaaagaaataatggaatttgtgaaaaatacggggaaattattcatccttgagggcttcaatgattcccaaaataactattccatgcggagcgcacagctagtacataataaaataaataaatatatctatatgggacaaattacacagattgagttagcctcgaagtaagttcgagactgttacgagatactaaattttataataaatacttatatagataaacatccaagacccaggccaatcacacggtgtcacagacaagcgtactaccgctgcgccacagaggccgtcaatatatgtatatatatacagggtgacttttatttcaactgcataaatttaactgttaagtttactcatctaaaggatattaaaaaacgttaaaagaaaattatcggttcatatttcagaaagtacgaaaaaaaataaaagtatcaaaatccacgatcgtaaatacgtcatatcaccccggtcggcggaaaagcgacgcgtaagattcagaggtcaactaCACAAATTgataatagataaataatttatattacagacatttattaacatgtttagttttaatttctttttgtagtattggtctgtattaaagcgtgtgacgtagtttttgagggttttttaaatgtgaaaatgatgacgtttaatttaaataaaaatgggctcaaacggctcagaagcatgggtatagtctatgtttaaaagaatgcagttatatatatatatatatatgtagatctCACCTGCCCCGCCCGCACAGTGTTGTAAGCTATCTGCAGTATGAGCCACGTCCACACCACGTGCAGCAGCAGCAGCAGGCACAGCAGCGAGTTGAAGatgtagtatatatatatatatatatatatatatatgtagatctCACCTGCCCCGCCCGCACAGTGTTGTAAGCTATCTGCAGTATGAGCCACGTCCACACCACGTGCAGCAGCAGCAGCAGGCACAGCAGCGAGTTGAAGATGTAGTACGCGGGGAACATCGGCAGCAGCATCGGCGCCCGGATCGATGTGCTGCGGACATAGGGaacatatagtatatatatatataatcacgtctatatcccttgcggggcagatagagccaacagtgttgtaAAGattgatgggccacgttcagctgattggctcaataatagaattgagattcaaatagtgacaggtcgctagcctgtcgccttaaagaagaatctcaagttaataagcctatcccttagtcgcctcttacgacatccatgggaacgagatggagtgttcctattctttcttgtaccggtgccgggaaccacacggcacacacatgTCATGTATTTACTGCttgagatacatacatacatacatatggtcacgtctatatcccttgcggggtagacagagccaacagtcttgaaaagactgaatggccttTTGACTGCTTGAGATTTAAGaccaaaatatttgattgaCCGATTGATTGAACAATATCTGACCTCCAAATGATGTAGAAGGGATAGATCCCCACTCTAGTGCTGATCCAAACGACGATCAGAAACAGGAACAGGGTGTCGCACAGCTTCTGGTAGTTCGCGTACTTGGCCGCTTTCACTGActgcaaaataataataattacttttatatgtgtatatggttacatacatacatatatatggtcacgtctatatcccttgcggggtagacagagtcaacagtcttgaaaagactgaatggccacgttcagctatttggcttaacgatagaattgttatcctatcgttaagccaaatctatcccttagtcgccttttacgacatctataggaaagagatggagtggtcctattctttttgtactggtgccgggaacaactaaaaaagggaaaaaaatatatacgggacaaattacacaaattgagttagcctcgtactaagttcgagactcgtattacgagataccaactcaacgatactacatatatttaacaataaatacttatatagataaacgtccaagaccaagggaaaaaaatatatacgggacaaattacaaagatttgagttagcctcgtagtaagttcgagactcgtactacgagataccaactcaacgatactatatttaacaataaatacttttatacagataaacatccaagacccgggccaaTCGGAAAAAATCCTTATGTCATCACACCCTGACCGTTCTCACTCTATTTGCAGGGCAAAAAATCGTTCCTAACTGTAAAATATCACCTTATCACCAACTGACCTCAACAAATATGTCAGCGCAGTCGTGCAACAGAAGAACTAGGGTGCCGACGCGATGCAAGTTACACACCCAGCTGAATGAGAGCAACGCTATCGTCGCAATGTGATGCACAAACATCTGCCAGAAGTCCTTGCGGCGCACATCCCAGAACTGGGATATGGTCAGGGACCAGTAGAACGCCGAGGAGATGGTGTAGTACCACCACACGTCGTTGGTTACACCCTGGAATTACATATATGAAGtatagaggccgcccgcgacttcgtccgcatggaaaccctatcaatcccgcgggaactctgggataaaaagtagcctatgtgttattctgggtcttcagctacctacataccaaatttcatggtaatcggttcagtagtttttgcgtgaaagagtaacaaacatccatacatccatacaaactttcgcctttataatagtagtaggatagtaggATATGAAGTTCtccgcttaacccaatggtagactgttagataatgctattagcattaagtccgcctattgcactttacaaattgtaattgttacaataaagaataaataaataaatgtagttACAATTgagttggaattgagattcaaattgtgacaggttgctagcctgtcgcctaaaagatgaataccaagtttataagcctatcccttagtcgccttttacgacatccatgggaaagatgatGGAGTggtgttattcttttttctattggtgccgggaatcacatttaacttaaagccaaatagctgaacgtggcctatcagccttttgaagactgttggctctgtctaccccgcatgggatatagacgtgattatatgtatgtatgtacaatggAGTTGGATGGGTGCCGTGGATCATGGAAAAAATCAACTTGGAaaaccaatgaaaaaatatcagaatttcatacataaatataatcacatctatatctgcCTTGGGgaacagacagagccaacagtcttgaaaagactgaaaggccactttcagatGAATGTTCAGAATCTCAATTaaaccttatttaaaaaacatacatataaaatcacgtctatatcccttgcggggtagacagagccaacagtcttgtaaagtctaataggccacgttcagctatttggctttaagatagaatcgagattcaaatagtgacaggttgttagcccatcgcctaaaagaaggatcccaagtttataagcctaccccttagtcgcctttttctattcttttttctatacgTGCCTGGAACCAAAggcaattatttaaaaactacaaGCTATTCTCATATAAATAGGTAAACCACTGTCTACCAACCGATGTCTGTGTAACCATTTCTCTGATAGCCCTTCTGTAACATCTGACAATGCGTCCGGTGCTTATACTTAAAGAGAAaaacgggataggcttacatacttgtgattcttttttcaggcgatggcttagcaacctgtcactatttggatctcaattccatcattaagccgagcagctgaacgtggccattcagtcttttcgggactattggctctgtctaccccgtaagggatatagacgtgactttatgtatagAAAAACGGGATTAAGCTACACGCTCACCTGATGTGGGTATCCGATATAGCACTGGTCAATGTCCCACAACCACTCCTTGTCCCATAATACGTATAACCCAAAGGAGAAGTTACACACGTAGAACGTGCATTTCCAAGCGTTCTCGCAGAACTTGACCAGGGTCGACGGCTTGTTCTGACTGCGGCGGAGGCGGAACCATCTCTCCACTTGCCTCTCGGTGAGATCTGATGATTTCGCCAAGGCTGTTATCTGAaaggatatatatgtatatatagatgtATGAGATAGATATAAGATCTTGTTTagagtagtagtagtagtagtagatacatacataaaatcacgcctctttcccggaggggtaggcagagactacctctttccacttgccacgatctctgcatatttccttcgcttcatccacattcataactctcttcatgcaagctcggcggtttcgggtacttttgacctgaccctttaccaggacgtccagtagtagataggcttacaaacttgggattcttttctaggcgatgggctagcaacctgtcactatttgaatttcaattctatcattaagccaaatagctgaacgtggccattcagtcttttcaagactgtttactctgtctaccccgcaagggatatagacgtgaccatatgtatgtatgtatgtatgtttagagTAATCCGACATGAAGTGTGTCATGAATGTAGATAAAGCGAGAAaaaatatgcagggatcgtggcaagtggaaagggtgtctgtctacccctccgggtaagagctgtgattttatataggtatgcgAAGCTTTCACGGcttgtttttgaaaataagctagtaataattttaactgttTACATTCTATAGATTAACTATAGAGGTGAAGGTCATTAACCACATAGAGTTATGACCCCAAATGTTAATGTTATCGATTGGTGGGTGTGACATTGGAcggtacaaatattttataactgaaCCGCCGTCCGATGTTTTGACCTTGCATTATTCGATAAATTATTCAGTATGTAATAACCTTTCTATGTGGtattaaaatctataattttatttgggtGTGCGCTCCCACAGGAATACAAGGACTGGACGTCCTAAATGGCGGAGTTTAGCATACACGTCAATGTTTGCGACACAACTTTGTCAGCATATTGCATAACTTTAAAACTAGACACCCACGGATTCGCCCGCTTATTAtctacatttgttttttttaactctttaGAAGAGTGatgtaaacaatttttttttaaatataatgtatctatattgtatatgtaagagataggcttataaacttggatttcctgtcactatttgaatctcaatgccatcGTGAAGcagcatacagctgaacgtggcgtttcagtcttttcgagactgttggctctgtctaccgcgcaaggcaCATGACTATAGGTATATGTGTGTGTTAGGATTGCGCACTCTTCACAATACAAGTTTCGCCTTACTTCTAAGCGCATCTTAGTAAATAAATCGATTTTTGCTAATTAAATAGTAACCTGccattaatgtaatttaataaattggttATTTAGAAATAGGTGAATTTACATCTTCTAGTAGGTAAGGGAAAATTTTGTAcgatgttaattttaaataggtataattttCCACTAATGATACCTTAACTAACAACTATTACCAAGATATTATCACGCAAGGACGAATGTTATCATTGcgttttgaatatatttaaatttggcgGATCACTGATAAAATGTAGTACTGATAAACTACTATCGCTTTTACGCCGATGTTGATAAGATTCTTCCTAGCTTCTCACTTAGACATAATAAGAATGACATATATTTAGCTAGATACTGTATTTTcaccttttattttcttctatcTCGCCGCATGTGAGAGCAAAATCAACCAAATGTCAGAACTTTTTATACCGTCATTTCAAAAATGAATCTTAATGTGTTGTAATATAAAGACCATTTTTGAACGACCAGAcgaatttatttagtttgaattTTCAGGGGGATTGTAGCgggtttataaatattacgtCGATTACGTCGATGATTTTCGCATAAATGCACGTATGAAAACTAAGTGTATTAAGTTTTTTCTGCTAACTGtgaaataaacagaaataataGTAACTTGTTATTGTTCAACTTTTTTGGAGGAAATTTTACAGATAATGGCTAGtgcattacaaaaaaaaactattttgtaaatacttcGGTCAAAGATCATCACTGCAGATGAATTTTGATCTGCAGTGATGATGacacagttttaaaaagacgtTTActgaatatatacatatgtttgcaCGCGTAGTTATAATACTCGTACTCGCGAAGTCTAGTTACATCTATGTCTGTGAATTTTACACTCTACGTACTGCAGAACCGTCAATGTTATCAgcaattttaattcataattttcctttatatatCTAAATTATCAACGCAAAATCCGGTCACGGGAagagtgaaaaaaaatatatataaatctcggAAAAAGCGCATTCGACTGAATTTCGCATTCCTAAAAACCGAATCAGTAACAAAAGGTATAAACTCTTCTCTGCTTCGAGAAAATCGCTTAAAAGTTATCGGCGACCAGTTTGGCGCAGTTGTCAAATTCTCCAACCTTTGAACCAAATGATCCCGGGTTCGATCGCCGGTCAGGTCATGATAGACAACGAAATTTTCTTGATTAGccttggtcttggatgtttatctccAAAAgtataaactataaaataaaataaactataaaatataatatcattaaGCGAGTGTCACACAACACAattttcgaacttacttattattatcatcCCTAAAAAAGACCCTTTTCTtggataaaataagtattaacaagtaataattaaaataaccgTTAGTTGGTGGGCGTTGCAGACTTTGATAACTATTTTAGTACGAGGTGAAcgcattttttatgtaaactgTAGCATTCAGGTCGACGATAAGCGGTCACGGTCGTAAACAAACAGTCGATTCTACAACACCCAATATCACTAAGGAGATACTGCTTAAAATCTCTTCAActccatacatacacataattacgtctttattcaTTACGGTTTAAACAGaaccaaaagatttttttccacTAACAGACCAGCATAGGATAGGATTgctcatataaaaaaattgatcgTATCTTAACTCGATATTTTTTCAAGGTGTCAACTGACTTACTAAAATTGTTGaggtaaaaataacaattcataTACACCGACATACTCTTacctaatattacaaatgctaAAGTCTTATCTCTCTCTAACCCTTTCATAGCTAAACCGCTGCACCTGTTTGAATGAATTGAATAGACCTTCGAAAGTAACACAAGCTTGTTTTTCCTAGAACTTCTTACGGGAGCGAAATCCCCGAGCGAatgctagtacatacatatatcgtcTTTACCCattagacagagcctaaagtctcaaaaagacagAAAGAAGGCTACAATTTAGGTCTGACTTCTTTAACCCTGTAAACCTAACGCAGCTTGAGTTGTACTCATAAAAAGAAGCGAAAGCCCCGCGTAAATGCTAGTAAAAACATCGTGTTTACCAATTAGACGGAGCCTAACGTCTCAAAAAGACAGAAGGAAGGCTTCCAGTTAGGTCTGACCTCTTTTGCACTGTAAACCTAACCCAGCTTGAGTTGTActcataaaaatcttttatgaCTGAAACACCGCGACCACGACCTTCAAAAAGAATacaatgaaattgagattggtTTAGTATAAATGCTCGtaacataagtacatatttaccAATACATTTCAATGTGATAAAGCAAACAGATGTGTGCTTAAATGTAAAGTCATCTGTTAGTAGtaaatagtacatacatttaatatatattattttatataatactcgCTGaacccgcgacttcatccgcgtggattatttattttgggcatcattgaagccctcaaggatgaattatATTTCCCCGCTTTTTTTCACAAttcccattatttcttcgctcctaaaatttgcagtgtgatgttatatagcctaaagccttcctcgataaatggtctattcaacactaaaatatttttttaattcgaaccagtagttcctgagattagcacattcaaacaaacaaacaaactcttcagctttataatattagcatagataaatacataggagaaaataaattatttattttctcgaGCTCCGAGTTGGTTTCTTGTTGATTTCCCGTCCTGAAGCCTTCAGAAAGAGGGAGATTAGAGGTCcccttcaataaaaataatattataaaatattttattataatatatattctatgtatgtattgatatttGTCACCACAAGATATAGTAATAAATTAGGGCTTTTCACTTACATCTTTTATCCGGTTGGCTGACTTCTGATACGCCGCTTCCAACTTTGGATAGCTGGGCGTCTTCCTGACTCTCGTCTCTTTGATGCCGAGCGATCTGCCGAATGGCGCGAATACATATCTGAAAAGTTATTGCACTGTATGTAGTACACattttatttggtttaaaaaaaaataacaatgtctATATTAGCTAGCAGAAATCATAGTTAGTGCATTATTTTATACCAGGATGGAACTTATGAACCTGTGCAAGGCTCTGCATTTCTTTAGGAAGATAGTAGTTACAAGTGAATtaggttattttaaaaaaaaactttttgacGCCGTGTGCCACCaaatgccgtgtagttcccggcatttATGAATGAGACCAGtccatttctttcctatggatgtcgttaaagtcAACTAAGGGAAGAGCTAAAAAAACtcgggattttttttataggcgatgagctagcaacttgtcacaaGTTGAATCTCTCCAtcttaagccatacagctgaaatgGCCtctcatttcaagactgttggctctgtctaccctgtaaaaTGTTCTCTTTTTGACATCTtgttgtatgtaaataaacaaataaaaaaactgaccGTAGAGCCACTGAGGTAACCATGATTTTGGGTAGAAgtgtttttaagtttatacaGAGTTCTGTTCAAAGATTGAGTTGGATCAGTTTTCACTCAGGTCAGTTAAAGATCAGGATTAATAGGCAGGCTCAATTTCAGCATTTAAATTGTACAACAGGGACAATGAAAGAGTTTGACGCCTTCTAGTTGTACATTCAACAGTATATCAACCTTCCCAAATTTACTGCAAATTTGCAACTATTACTGCATCACAGATAAAGTTACACTCAAGATAACTTTAGaatgctgttgactgtacctaCTTGTCTCTCTTATCAAAGCGCATTCCAAAATTCGATTGAATACACAGCTTTGAGGGCTGTCTTCAAAGCTTTGCTATAAGGAGAAAGTCATATTTGTTCACTGTGGAGAATTGTTGAAGTTTTAATATTCAGTGGTTGATCTGAATTAAGACTACTAGTTGCATGAGACTATTCCCATTTTTTCAGGAAGTAATAGTTTCAAGAGTCTTAAAACCATCTACATATCacatcttaaaaaattaagggGTAGAAAGAGGCAGTAGTAAATAGACTTGGAGTCTATTTACAAGTTTAGTAAGTTTACAGACATACATTTGAAGACTATGACAATTATATCAATGTCGAGGCAGATGGAATAATTGAGAACTTTgtattagttatttttgtgataaaaGTGCAAAGTATatacttaaaagaaaatagctattttaaagattaattaaaacagttatcaaagaaagttttattacaaaaccaGAGTACCTAAGTACCTGTTTTATGttcaataacaattattaattttatggtaaaatttaaattgcgaATTATAATTATCAACACATTAAACATGTACATATTGGGCATGATCGTTGGAGCACGACCGGCATGTATCGTATGATCCATTTATCATACCTGCTGACCTGTTAGGTTATCAAGGGTACCCTGCTTTGTTTATCATAAATAACTTAACGTTAAGCAAATACTTACTTTTCCAACACATATCTGACCGTTATAAACACAAGTGCTAACGGTATTGGGTAAAAAACGTGATTGGAATCGGTGTACACTACTGCCTTTTCGGGGCTTGGCGCAATGTCATCCCATGTTGTGTTTGGCGGCAACCAAACATTTTCGCTCCAAAACGTATCGAGCGCGGCCTTCAGCATATTTACATGCACTTTTTCAGCTAATTACAGATAAGTTACACTTATTGCCACTGTAACACAATAAATACGAGCGGAATCGTAAATTCGACTGCCGTACATGAATGAAACATATTTGACCACAGATATTTGACAGTACGGCTGGTGTCGCCATatacttttgtttaaaaatatttaaagtttgaaaAGCAAAgttgatgttgtaaaaagtTTACAATGTGTCGAAATGATGAGAAAAAGAATAACCACGGATCTATAAACACTCGTTgtctttataaatagttaGTTTTTCGTACCGGTAGGGCATGCTTAGACATATTATTTCTcaacaacaaataaatcataaataattagaAGTTTTGTtctcattcagtctttcaaactTGACTGattgttgtaaaaaataagcagttataatttctacaaattcataattttcccTACTGTCTCTACATACGATACAATAAGAAACAGATTAGTAAAGGCGTATGAAGTGGCAACATTAGCGAAGAACTTGTTAATTTAGGGTTCTTCGCTAAACAAAACGGTTCCGTGCCCCATAACTAAAGCTGTTATTGATTGTATTTCAATGTTTCCTCAAgacattacatataaatacacattGAATCTGTAAacttgataaataataaaagaagaatttaactgacgtatttaaaaataaaaattgacttGAGTGGTTAATGTAAACAATTCTACGTAAGTTTAAAACAGAACCACGAACCACGGCTTACTAAAAATAGTTACTGAAGGGCTTTAACACTTGAGATTATAAAACCCGCTTCATTAAACATTACGTGCATGACTCACAGAATGGAATTTACTACTAACAACTTTAAGGAAAACCAGATTACAAAAAACAGtgttacaataaaatcatttcCTTTACCGGGGgggatttagaaaaaatattaaacctgAACATGAAAGGATACTACAGGCTACATTTAAAATCTATGGATCCAGCGGTTTAGGCTGTTGATAACtaagtcagtcaatcagtgtcCACTTTTAGGATATAATTACCACCTCACCTCACGGTACAGTCACGATCAttaaaaggaaatatttttcGAAGTAAAATATTGGATATATAAATTAACTGGCATTAACCCGCAGCTTCGTCcacgcgaatttagcgccacctacaaaataataaagatttttcgcaaaataccacgggaactacctatattttttaccgAGATTAAGAGTAAGTATATCCTATTCCAGACTCTTAatgtgcaaaatttcaagcaGATTGATTCaatagataacgcgtgaaaagaaagcaaacaaacaaacaaacttttgcatttacaatattagtcgGGATACTAAGTACTTAGTAGGCAGATATGATATTAACAATAATTCTTGCAACTCTGATGTCTAGTAGCAAATATGATAAGTTGGTACTCATCCgaatttgcaataaatacaCGAGTAAATCCGCGGGCGGAATCTTGTGTGTGATAATAGGTAAATTTACATTGagtctaaatttatttacttttgagTGCTTACCTCATAAACAGGCCGCCGTGACCTCAACGACGCCCAAATCACATTTAAATGGCACCTCCTACTAACAATCTGGAAACAATAGCGCAGATATATTAATAGTACGattatttttcacataaacttaatataatacatacatatggtcacgtctatatccctggcggggtagacagagccagcagtcttgcaaagactgaatggccacgttcagctatttagcttaatgatagaattgggattcaaacagtgacagtttataagcctatcccttagtcgccttttacgacatccatgggaaagagatgcagtggtcctattcttttttgtattggtgccgggaaccacacgacacacacACCTGTCactacctatttgaatctcaattctatcactaagccaaacagctgagcgtgacctatcagtcttttcaagactggtggctctgtctaccccgctggggatatagacgtgatcatatgtatgtaggtacgattatttttcacataaaCTTAATATAGTATGTGTCGGTTATTCTTATGACTACAAAATTGGTAGGTACGTAAGCTTGtacacaaatattaaaaataacagaatcactccatctcgttgccatggatgtcgtaaaacgcggctaagggataggcctacaaacttgggattcttcatttaggcgatgggctagtaacctgtcactatttgaatcacaattctatcattatgccaacaatcatggcctttcagtttatgacgtgactatatgtatgtatgtatgtatagtaattGGATATTTATGAATCATACATACTGTGTCCGTTACAGGAAATTTGATGAGTGTAATCGGCGTTC
Proteins encoded in this window:
- the LOC106129893 gene encoding ceramide synthase 5 — encoded protein: MLKAALDTFWSENVWLPPNTTWDDIAPSPEKAVVYTDSNHVFYPIPLALVFITVRYVLEKYVFAPFGRSLGIKETRVRKTPSYPKLEAAYQKSANRIKDITALAKSSDLTERQVERWFRLRRSQNKPSTLVKFCENAWKCTFYVCNFSFGLYVLWDKEWLWDIDQCYIGYPHQGVTNDVWWYYTISSAFYWSLTISQFWDVRRKDFWQMFVHHIATIALLSFSWVCNLHRVGTLVLLLHDCADIFVESVKAAKYANYQKLCDTLFLFLIVVWISTRVGIYPFYIIWSTSIRAPMLLPMFPAYYIFNSLLCLLLLLHVVWTWLILQIAYNTVRAGQMEGDIRSSSSEWSDSPQDSNHVTPNHNDANNKKSK